A window of Fusarium falciforme chromosome 1, complete sequence genomic DNA:
ACGCCCAATGTTTGAACTTCAATCAATGTCTTTATTGTTGAACCTTATTTTACGGTTtttttagcctatattaCTTCAATTTTGCCGACCTGGTATCTGGTCCCATGCGCTCCTGGCGAAGGACTCAaaggcatcatcatcatcccaaGGCTTTTAGGTGCACATCTGCCTCTCCATTTACAGGTTGACAGAGGTGCGGAAGTTGGCACCGGCGTAGATGGCGCCCTCaccgagctcctcctcaattCGGAGGATCtggttgagcttggcgaGACGCTCAGATCGGGCAGGGGCACCGGTCTTGATCTCACCGGCACGGAGACCGACAGCAATGTCAGCAATGGTGACATCCTCAGTCTCACCGGATCGGTGAGAGACCATGACACCCCAACCGTCGGCATAGGAGTCCTTGGCGGCCTGGATGGACTCGGTCAGGGTACCGATCTGGTTgaccttgaggaggagggcgttgCAAGACTTGAGCTCAATGGCCTTCTTGATGCGGAGAGGGTTGGTGACAGTCAGATCATCACCGACAATCTGGATGTCCTGGGTCTTGGAGAAGTAGCTCCAGGCCTCCCAGTCGTCCTCGGCGAAGGGGTCCTCGATGGAGACGATGGGGTACTTCTTGCTGAGCTCAGCGTAGAGGTTGGCGAGCTCCTCGTAGGTGAGCCACTTGGTGGGGTCGCTCTCGGGGTTCTTGAAGTCAAGATcgtacttcttctcctccaccttgtAGAACTCGCTGGAGGCAACGTCCATGGCGATCTTGATCTGGCCAGTGTAACCGACCTGCTCAATGGCATCGGTGATGAGCTCGAGAGCCTCCTCGGCAGTCTGGATATCGGGGGCGACACCACCCTCGTCACCGACGTTGCCGGCGGACTGGCCGTatcgcttcttggccagacCCTTGAGGGCCTGGTAGACCTCAGCACCCTGGCGCATGGCCTCAGTGAAAGAGGGAGCGTCACTAAGGCCGCGTTAGCAAGGCTTGGGTTGTATGACTCAGATGAAGCACTTACGTGGGGACAATCATGAACTCCTGGAAGGCGAGACGGCCACCAGCGTGGGAACTGACATCAAGTTTAGCTAACAGCACTAGGCATCGAGCCAATTGACACTTACCCGCCGTTGAGGACGTTCATGAAGGGAACGGGGAGGACATAGGGCTTCTTGGTTCCGGCAAGGTCGGAAACGTGAGCGTACAGAGGAACGCCCTGCAGGAGAGATTAGCATGTGAACGAAGCACGGCAGAGAGAATCCAATTGAAACACACCTTCTCAGCAGCACCGGCCTTGGCAACGGCCAGAGAGACACCGAGGATGGCGTTGGCACCgagcttggtcttgttgGGGGTACCATCGAGCTCGTTGAGGAAGGCATCGACAGCGGACTGGTCCTTGACATCAATGTTCTTCTCAATCAGAGCGGGAGCAATGACGGTGTTGACGTTCTCGACGGCCTTGGTGACACCCTTGCCGCCCCACTTGGACTTGTCGCCATCTCGGAGCTCGCAAGCCTCGTGCTGGCCTATATTACGGAAACTTAGCGAGACAGTTATGTGAAGCCGAGGAGGATCGGGACGTACCGGTAGAGGCACCGGAGGGAACGATGGCCCGGTGGAGGCCGGTCTCGGTAACGACGTCAACCTCGACGGTGGGGTTGCCACGGGAGTCGTAGACGGAGCGGGCGAAgaccttggtgatggccatgttgatgatgtgATGTTCTGGATGGGCTGATGTATTAGCTGGCAGTTCAATGGGTGGGTAGCTCGGCTGGCTGTCGTGTCGTGAGGTGGAAGGAGAGGAAAGAGAGAAGAGTGAGAGGGAAAAGGGAGaaattataagctctctGGTAGGCGGAGCTTTCTGGTGAGCGGCACCAAACGAGAAACGGCCCGTGTGCAAACGACGAGTGGTTGGAATATGCCTCAACAGTCTTTGGTGTTGCTCATCACAACCAAGCCAGCCAGCTCCCGTTTGGTGGGGGGGTTCCAATCGGTGAGGGAGGGGTGGAATGGAGGGGTGGACTGGATGGAGGGGTCCAGTGAGGGGAACAACAGTAGCAGAGCTCAAGGGAGCTGGAGGATAGGAGGGGCAACAGCAAGCGAACAGTGGGTAGTCAAATAAAGCTCACCTTGGTGTAGagaaggttttttttttttttggtaCAAGACGCAATGAAGCCCAGAACCACGTCAAGAGGTACTCTGGTCTGTATGTGAGATGGatgtgaagaagaggaatgaagaggaggaagggaGAAGGGAGAAAGCGaagatggaggggagggcaGGGTGTTTTATGAAGGAATTGGAAGCATGAGGAAGGCAGTCGAGCCCAGTAAACAGTCGACACGAAAGCTGTTAGGAAGGTACCGTACGTAGCCCCCATCCACCTCCctccatgccatgccatgcccgTCCATGGCGTACGCACGCACGCAGGCTGGTGGTGGACGGCACGTCCAGACAACACCTCTCACCAAGCAAGGTGGGGCAATAGGTTCGATGGAGGGCCGTGGAGGGGTGAAAATGATCTCACAATCTCACACTGGGGCCCTTGAGAGGTGCATGGTTAGAGGTGAAGTGGAGGGGTGCCCCCTGGTTGGTCCACCGACCGACTTGAGAGGCAAGGCGAAAAAAATTGGAAAACTGAGGTGGATGGCTTCACATCGCCCAGATCAGGGTACCCCGCTAAAAATTATCCCCATCCCGCCTCGCGAAGGCTGCTACTCGGCCAATGGTTCGCGGCTCACCTCTGGGAGATGGATAGCCGACGTTGACAGGGCCCTGCCTCAAGGGGGATAGCATGGATCATCATGAGCATATCGCTGCGGTACCGTTGTTTAGACATGGAAATCACCTCTTTTTCCCGCCTCAGACACACGGTGCCTCCATTACATGCCATGCTGCCGGCCGACGCAGCGCCGCACTGAGACCGAGAGGAGAATCCATCTGTCACTTCATGAGATTTGATTACTACTGCTCTTAGCTAGCCTACCTAGCCCAATCTGCCGCAGGACAATATCCGTCATGGCTCCCAAGTTGGATCATGTCCACTCTCGCCATGCATCCCCACGTAGCACGTAGTCGATTACCTACATCCCGTCGTTCCGCCGTGTCTTTGCCTTGCCAGCAGCAAGATGACAGCCATcaaacctcctcctcccgttGATTCCCGGCGCCGCGGGCACGCGCGGGCTTCGCCTTGCCCGTCGTCCGCCGCATCGTTGCCCAGGCCTCTCCGTGCCGGCTCAAGGACGGCTTCCGGTTGGACAATGCCCGTCCCGATCGGAAGCCAAAGTCAACAAGGTGTAGGTGCGACGAGGCGCGCCTCCGCACTCCCGGGAGGCTGCATGGCGAGCGCAGgcaccatccatcccatctgcCAGGCCCAACCATGCCATGCAGTGCTTCCGCATCTCCTTCGTCTACAAGACAAGCTCCAGCAGAAAGCCGCCATCCTCAAATTGTCGGTCAGGGCTCGAAAGTCGGTCGATGTTTTTCATGTTCTGATAGACATGGATGTGAATGGAGTGATGCGAGTCCGTGCCTATCAGCTCTCATGAGGAGCTGCAGCCAACAAGAGACCCGAGCCCTCCACCCCCCCTCGTGTTTGTGTGGGCGTCTATGTCTGGATGCGTGCAGGCCGACAACATGGGTTGATATTTGAAAGCGGTATTACTGCTGAGTATCAAACATGAACTGACAACGTCTCGCCCGGCACAATCATGCGCCGCGGGCCCGTGTGCGTCCGTCCGTATGTCGGCACGTAGAGCATGGAAGTCAAGGTAGTGTAAGAGTACGCGCGCGCCTTTCTGCTGCCTCGCTGCATCCTTCCATGTGGGTATCCACGAAACATCAAATCAGATTCATCTCAAACTCGATCGTTATCgacatgccatgccatgccagccTCTTGCTTTGCTGTGCTGCGCTGTGCTTCGAGTCCGTAACCCTTGTCCGACATAACCCAATATCATAATGCTGCCCACCCGAAACGCCGTATGTAGCAACCCAAGTCTATCGTTAGCTTCGTCTAGAAGCGCTCCTTCATCCTCGCCGCGACCGTTCGGAGATTGCCGTACACCTTGCCAGGTGGCTTTCCGAGAATCAGGCTGACGACCGACTCACGGGCGAGGTGAATGTTCTTGAACCCGCCGAGAATGTGAATCTTGGAGTCGGCCAGCACGATTCGGGTCCGGCTCGCGTTCTCGATGGCGAACTTTGTCTTTCCGTCCTTGCCAGCAATCCGACCGATAGCGCGGGCCTGGCTGTCGCCGTGCATCGTTCGCACGTCCTTGATCTCGAATGTCTCGATGTAAAGGTCGTCAAGTCGTAGCAGCGCGATGGCGTCGTCCACGTCAAAGCCCAGAGTAAAGGCCTTGACAAAGTCCTCTCCCTTTTGCAGCGCTCCCGAGTCGGTGGTATGCTTCGACGTCCTCAACTCGACCGTCTTTCGCTTAATGTTCATTCGACACTGGAGCTTCAGATGCTCGACAAGGGGTGGGTAGATGGAGGTCCAGGCCTGTTTTAGAGGTGTCATTCGGTGAGGAGGGATAGGGACCTTGCGAGTCTCGACTCTGGTGATGGGGTCCTGGGAATGTTAGAGGCATGTTCTCTCAACATGGACGGAAAGAGGCAATCTCACAATGTCTCTGGCCGGCGCAAATCGAGGGCGTCCCTCCTCATCGATAGCCATTCCATCCTCATTGTCCTCCACAGGCACGACGGCGTTCGCATCAGCGGGGAGAGCGTCGGGAGCATCTAATAGAAACTCTTCGTCATTTTCTAGCTAGATGTCAGACCCTGGCCTCTGCGATTTTCTCGACTCTGTGAAATTTTTCCTACCTGCGACTGGAAGAGGAATATCTGTGGCGAGCGGGgcatcctcggccttcttcaacGCTGTGGGCGCAGGCATTTTGAGCAGAACTTGAAGAATATCTTGCGGTGAAGAATCGAGACGTAATTCAGCACACGCTTTCGGCTCCTAGAAATATTCTTCAATATCGGGATCGCACGAAAATCTTCAAGTCGAGCTCGTCGAAAGGGTATTGAGGATTTGGTGGGGACGCCGTTGGACTTTCGAACCACACCGATCAAAAATTTGTGTGGCTTATCGCGGCTTATCGATTGGTTCGGCGACTCCAACCTGGAGGGCGCGTCATGGAGTGACTTTCGGCTGCTCAAAAATCAAGGTGCATTAGTTAGCACACTCTCAAGAGGGCACTCGCCTGGGCGTGACGGAATCAGAGGTTGCTAACACCGACTCCATCCTCCGTTGCAACCTCGATCTCTCACTCTCACTCCAACCAAACCCTTTCACCTCCATCCTGCCTTGCCCAGTCCACGTTCCCCGTGCCCTATTGTCCTCGAGGCAGGCACAATGTGTTGGAATGATGGCTAAGGGCTTTCCCTCGTTTCGGATCGGCCGCTGCTTTGGAATCTCCATCAACTCTTCTCCAGCCACATGCTGCTCCATACCCATACCCGCAGCTCCGCGTGCCTCTGCAGGATCTGGTCCGAGATGGCCACTATCACCGACCTCCCTCGCGCCCTCGAGTTTTCATTCTGCTCACAGCCAGCGAGAATGGCAACCCTTCGGTCGAATCGCATACAATAATGCGACCAATGCCCCGACATGTGCCTGGCGCCATCCTTTGCCGCCTCGGAACCCTTGCGCCGATCGCATAAACACCCCGCTGACCCCTCGCATTGCTATTCGCAATGTAAAATGCACACCGACATGGCCGGCAAGGTCATGGCAGCATAGATTCTACAGTGGGAACAGTCATGGCAATGCGTCGAGGTGTTCCTGTGGCAAGGAAATCGCAGTCTCCCCCACCAGGCAATCCAAGACGACCCAAGACCTACAGAAGGTCAAGGCTTCCACATTAAACGAAACGGCCAAAGATGCTTCGAAACAATCCCCTGACCAACCGAAGCCAGATGCTTCTGCCTCGGACTCCGAGTCAATCGCATCCTATATGTCATATCTACATCTACCAAGGATGCCCCACCGGCCTACCAAGGAGGAGTTGCTTGAGGCTGCTAATGGCTTTTGGGAGCGCCTCAAGGTTCGGTTAAAGTGGGTGTCCATTAGAAGCATGAGGCCATGGAACATCGATGAATGGGGAGCATTTGTTTCATGGTTCTTGTTTGGCCATCTTGTCTGGATTCTCTTGGGAACAACAacctttttctctctcatcatcctctctATCAACACCGTCTTTGCTCAAGGTATGGATAATCCTATCGTGGGTGGCTTAACGATCACTAACAGGCTGCAGAAACATTGGCTCAATGGGTGGGCGATTACCTCACACAGTCTGCCGGTGTCACCGTTGTCTTCGAGTCCGCTATTGTTCCCAAATGGCGCGATGGCGTCATCTCATTCCGAAATGTGTTTGTTTCTCGACGTCCTGGCCAGGGCAGCGTCTCGTCCGTGAGCAAGGGTTCATCagacgctgctgctgaggcggCTGCTGGTCGACAAGCCAATCTGGAGAAGGTGTCTGAgtccgaggacgaggaggacgacgggAACTACACCCAATTCGACGTCACGTTTTCGACCGTCAACGTCACACTTTCCTTCCTAAACTGGTGGAACGGAAAAGGCCTATTAAAGGATGTTGAGATCAAGGGTGTGCGGGGTGTCATTGACCGTACGTCAGTGACCTGGCCGatcgaggagcttgaccCCTTGTCGTACCGTCACAAGCATCAGCCAGGAGACTTTGAGATTGAAAAGTTCAAGATGGAGGATCTCCTGCTTACTGTCCACCAACCGGGTGGCTTCAGGCCCTTCTCGGTCAGCATCTTTTCATGCGAGCTGCCTCAACTCCGGAAACAGTGGCTCTTCTACGACTTCCTCTCAGCAAACCACATGTCGGGATCTTTCGATGGCTCCCTTTTCACGATCCACCCGCGACAAGTCCACGGTGTCATTCCCAGTGGCAACGGCGATCCGGACGCTACACTTGGCTTTGGTGATCCCAAGGCGTGGAAGAAGTTCAGCAGGCTCCGAATCGATGGCTTGAAGATCGATCACCTTAACCGCGGAGTTGAGGGGCCTTTTGGCTGGATCTATGAGGGAAATGTCGACATTGTCGCCGATGTCATGTTCCCAGCGGACACTGATGAGAGCATCACCAAGGTCATGACCGACTTTTACGACcagctggaggaggttgtCATCTCGAACCGTCACCGCTTTATGCGCAACATTCAAGAGCAGGGCCCTGCCCTCCTCACCAGCGGCCATCTCTCAGATTCAGCCGGTGATATTCATGGCGATATCGCGACCGAGGAATCACAGACAAGCGAGGACGAGCGCCGTTACTTGATCATGGATCTCCGCATCCACCTCAACGACGTCAAGGCTGCAGTGCCTCTCTTCACCAAGGACATGTCGTACGTGAATCAGGCCCTCGTCCGGCCCATCGTTGCCTACATCAACGCAAAGAAGACCTACATCCCCATCAACTGCCGCATCGTCAAGCGCGCCAGCGACTTTGATGGCAGCTGGTCCATCTTTGACT
This region includes:
- a CDS encoding Enolase, which codes for MAITKVFARSVYDSRGNPTVEVDVVTETGLHRAIVPSGASTGQHEACELRDGDKSKWGGKGVTKAVENVNTVIAPALIEKNIDVKDQSAVDAFLNELDGTPNKTKLGANAILGVSLAVAKAGAAEKGVPLYAHVSDLAGTKKPYVLPVPFMNVLNGGSHAGGRLAFQEFMIVPTDAPSFTEAMRQGAEVYQALKGLAKKRYGQSAGNVGDEGGVAPDIQTAEEALELITDAIEQVGYTGQIKIAMDVASSEFYKVEEKKYDLDFKNPESDPTKWLTYEELANLYAELSKKYPIVSIEDPFAEDDWEAWSYFSKTQDIQIVGDDLTVTNPLRIKKAIELKSCNALLLKVNQIGTLTESIQAAKDSYADGWGVMVSHRSGETEDVTIADIAVGLRAGEIKTGAPARSERLAKLNQILRIEEELGEGAIYAGANFRTSVNL
- a CDS encoding Pre-rRNA-processing protein PNO1, encoding MPAPTALKKAEDAPLATDIPLPVAENDEEFLLDAPDALPADANAVVPVEDNEDGMAIDEEGRPRFAPARDIDPITRVETRKVPIPPHRMTPLKQAWTSIYPPLVEHLKLQCRMNIKRKTVELRTSKHTTDSGALQKGEDFVKAFTLGFDVDDAIALLRLDDLYIETFEIKDVRTMHGDSQARAIGRIAGKDGKTKFAIENASRTRIVLADSKIHILGGFKNIHLARESVVSLILGKPPGKVYGNLRTVAARMKERF